CGGTACTCGTTGCACACAACGGTGCTCGCTGGCTGCCGCAGACGCTGCAGGCACTCGGCACGCAGACCCATCACGCGAGCCACGGCATGGCGGTCCACGTCACATCGACCGACGAGACGCCGGAGATCTTGGCGCGCACCTTCCATGAGTCGGCGATCGTCGAGGTTCCGGCGGGCACCGGCTTCGGTGACGCCGTACGCGCGGGGCTCGACTCTCTGGCGCGTACCGAATGGATCTGGCTGCTGCACGACGACTGCGCGCCTGCCCCCGATGCGCTGGAGCGCCTGCTCGACGAGGCGATCGCATCCGGCGCCGATGTGGTCGGCCCCAAGGTGCGAGAGTGGCCGACGTTGCGTCGGCTGCTGGAGGTCGGAGTATCGATCACCGGCACCGGCCACCGCGAGACGGGTCTCGAACGCGGCGAACCCGATCAGGGCCAGCACGACCGTGCGCGCGATGTGCTCGCCGTGAGCAGCGCCGGAATGCTGGTCAAACGCGAGATGTGGGATGCCCTCAACGGGTTCGACCCCGAGCTGCCGTTGTACTTCGACGACGTCGACTTCGGCTGGCGAGTCGCTCGCCACGGCGGTCGTACGCGCGTCGTACCCCGGTCGGTGATGTTCCATGCGGAGGCGAGTGCGCGCTCGCAGCGACCTACGGCGCGGCGAGTGCATCCGCGTCCTCGTCGCGACGCACGCAAGGGCGCCCTGTTCACGTTGTTGAGCAATGCCAGCCTGCCCGGCTTCTGCTGGCAGTTCCTGCGGCTGTTCGTCGGCACCGTCCTGCGGTCGATCGGGCTCGTCCTGGTCAAGGCTCCCGGCGATGCCCAGCAAGAGATCGCGGCCCTGATCTCGGTGTACGCGCGGCCGTGGCGGATCCTCGCGGCACGCCGACGGCGGGCCGCCACGTCGACGGTTTCCGCGGCCGACGTACGCCATCTACTGCCGTCCTGGTCGATCCCGTATCGACACGGCGTCGACGAGATCGGCGATGTCATCTGGGGTCTCACGCGTACGCCGGACGCCGATGCCTCCGGGCGACGGGCGGCCGTTGTCGAGTACTCCCACGTCGCCGACCTCGACGACGAGGCCGAGCCCGACCGGGGCATCGTGGCGTTTGCGCGCAGGCATCCCTGGGCGGGCGTCGTCGCCGTGCTGTCGTTGGCATCACTGGTCGCCTGTTGGGGACTGATCGGCTCCGGCTTGTTGTCGGGAGGGGCGCTGCTACCCGCGCCCGACTCGACGGGCGCCTGGTGGAGCACGTTCGCCGCCTCCTGGCACGACGTCGGTCTCGGCAGTGATCGCTTCGGCCCGCCGTACGCGTTCGTCCTCGCATTGCTGTCGGTGTTCACGTTCGGCCATCCAGGCTTGGTGATCGACGTGGTGGTCATCGGGGCCGTGCCACTCGCGGCGGTCACTGCGCACCGGCTCGCGAGGCGGTTCCTGCAGTCCGGCTGGCTGCAGGCGGCGTGGGCGGTCGCCTACGCCTTCGCGGTCGTCGCTTCAGGTGCGCTCGGCCAGGGCCGTTTCGGATCCCTGCTCGGGCTGGTGCTCGCACCGGTCATCGTGAACGCCGGCATCTCTCTCGTGCAGCGGTCGTCACTGCGACGCGGCTGGCAGGAGGGCCTACGCGTCGGACTCTGGCTGAGTGCGCTCACCGCGTTCGTACCGATCGCGTACGTCGTGACCATCTGCGGGCTCCTCATCGCCGTCGGCCTTCGCGGTCATGCGCGCGAATGGCTGTCGCTCGCGCTCGCTGCGGTGGTGCCGTTCGGCGTGCTCGGCCCGTGGATGTGGGAGCGCGCGCTCGATCCGCGCATGTGGTGGTGGGAGGCCGGACTCGCCGACGGCGGCTTCGGTTCGCTGGAGCCCGATGCTCTCGACGTCGCTCTCGGCCAGGCCGGCGGACCGTACTCCGCGCCGGCGTTGTTCGGTATCGGACTGCTCATCGTCGGCGTGGCAGCACTGATCCCGGGACGCAGGCGTACGGCGGTGTTGTGGGCCTGGCTGATCGGGCTGCTGTGCTTGGCTTTCGCGGTCATCGGCGCAGGTACGACGTTCGAGGTGCCGGGTGTGTCCGGCGAGGCGTCCGCCTGGATCGGATTCGTGACCGTGTGCTGGCTCAGCGCGCTCGGCGCTGCCGGCGCCATTGCTCTCGACGGTATGCAGTCCGATGACAGACGCGCGCTGGGTCGTACGCTCGGCGTCGCCGGTCTCGTCGTCGGCCTATCCGCCCCGGTACTCATGGGCGCGTGGTGGCTCGTCAACGCCGACGGCGGTGCGGTGGACCGCGGCGATGCGAGCGACCTGCCCGCGTTCGTCTCAGCGGCTGCGGCCGATTCGGGCGGGTCGGTGGTCGTACTCGACGGTGCGGACGGTGATGCTCTGAGCTATCACGTACACACCGATGACGGTCCCCGACTCGGAGACGAGTCGGTGCTGCCGGATGCCGACGACCACCCGGACTTCGCTCCGCTCATCGCCGCACTGGCGTCGGACCCGACGCAGGCCGAGGTCGACGAGCTGGCGGACTACGGCGTTCAGGGATTCTTCGCGCGTCCTCCGGTCGACGAGTCGTTGACGGTCGCATTCGATTCGGCTCCCGGCTTCGAAGTGTTCGGCAGCAGCGTCCCCGACTCGCGGGTGTGGATGCTCAAATCGCGACCAGATCCGTCCGATGGCGACGGCAGCGCGCTTCGGCCGTGGATGGTCGCGGGGCAGCTCGTCGTCCTCGTGGTCGTCCTCGTGGTCGCCACACCCGGCCGACGTAGTAGGAGGCGAGCATGAGCCGGAGAATCAGCACGCCACCGCCGTCGAGCGGCACGGGTTCGCGTACGACCGGGTTGCTGGCCGGGGTCGTCGTGGTGATCGCCGCGGCACTGTTGGCGTTGGCCGCTACTCGTACGAGCGGGAGCGACGTCGAGCCGAGCGCGACCGACGGCGTGGCCGGCACCGCACCGATCTCGACGGTCGGACGATCCTGTGCGACGTTCGGCACCGAGTCGGATACGCCGCCGCTCGAGGTCGGTAGTACGACCCTGCGCTCCGACGACTCATCGGGTGAGGGCGCGAACACTGCCACCAAATCGCCAGGTGGCAAGAAGATCGGGGCGTTGACGGTCGGCGGCCCGGGTGAGTGGGCGCAGAGCTCGGTGCCGGGCGCCGACACCTCGGCGGTCGTCATCGACGCCTCCGGCGGGCTCGCGCCGATGAGCACCGCATTCGGCGCGACCCGGGCACCGGGTGCATCCGGCTCCGGCCTCGCCGTACAGACCTGTCCGTCGGCTCATGCTCAGTCGTGGTTCGTCGGCGCGGGCAGCACTGCCGAGCACTCCGGAACCCTCGTCCTCACCAACCCCGGCAACGTCGACGCGGTAGTGGACGTCGCGATGTACGGCGCCGACGGCCAGGTCAGCGTCGTCGGAGGTTCGGGCGTCCCCGTCAAGCCCGGCCAGACCAAGCGGTTGCCGCTGGACGACCTCGGCACCGGAGAGGACGAGCTGGCGCTTTCGGTGTCCACGAGCCGCGGGACCATCTCCGCATCGGTGCTCGACGCGACCGGCAAGCTCGCGGCTCATCGGGGCTCCGACTACCTGCCGGCGGCAGCCGATCCGTCCACCGATTCGGTCGTCGCGGGCGTGCCCGCCGGCGCGGACGGCGGTGAGCTGATCATCGCGAATCCGAGCGACCGCGCTGCGAACGTGTCGATCACCGTGCTCGGCAAGGACGGCGAGTCGACGCCGAGCGGACTCGAGAGCGCGTCCGTCGGGGCGGGCTCGGTCAAGAAGGTGGCGCTGCCCGGCAACGTCGTAAACGGCTCCATGTCCGTGCGGCTCAAGTCGGAGGTGCCGGTGACGGGCGCGGTCCGTGCGTTCTCCGCGGCCGACCTCGCGTACGCGACCTCCGCGGAGCCGGTCACCGGCACGGTCGCCGTGCCGGTCGGATTCGGCGGAACCACGGTCGACGTCTCGGCGGCATCCGCGGCGGTGAAGGGGAGCAGCACGCTCCAGCTGCGCGCGTACGACTCGAAGGGCAAGGAGTCGGGCAAGGGCAGCGTCGATCTGGAGGCGGGCCAGACGAGAGCCTTCGACCCGCTGCAGGTCACCGGAGCGCGAGAGAACGACACCGCGTACGTCACGCTCACCGCAGAAGGTAAGGGCGTACGCGCCGCCGCGACGTTCAGCGACGGTGACGACTGGAGCACGGTGCCGCTCGCCGACCTGCCCGCGACCGTCGTACGCCCGGCCGTCGAGGTCGGCTCCCTGCGCTGACGAGTCAGCGGTGCTGGGGGTCGATGTCGTCGGGGTCCATGTCCCACACGACCGCAAGCTCCTCGACGATCGTGGCGAGTACCAGCTCGGCGAGATCGCTCGCGTCGGCACAATGCGTCAGCAACGGCCGACGGAACACCACGACGCGTGCCGGAGTATCTGGACCCTCCGCGACGCTGCTCGCGTACGGAACGGGGCGTACCCATTCGTCGGGCAGTATCGGGTGGTCCTCGACGGCGAAGTCGACGGCGTCGATGCGCTCGGGGAACTTGCGGCGGAGCCGCTCGACGACGGCCAGTACGAGCTCATCGAACTCAACCGACGGCGATCGTTGCGCGGGCACCCCCGCCGGGGCGAGCGGGCTCGACAACGCGAGCGGGCCACGCATCCCGCGCCCGCGGCGGTCGCGCCGCCGACCCGGCCGGCCGCCACCGGCCGTTGCTTTCGACTCCATCGCGGTGAGCCTAACGACCGGTCCGGGCGAGCGACAGGTACCGTCTGCCACGTGAGTCCAGTCCGCCGTTGTTCACGTACTGCCTGCACGCGCCAGGCGATCGCCACACTGACGTACGTGTACTCGGATCAGACCGCAGTGCTCGGCCCGCTCGCGACCTACGCGGAGCCGCACAGCTATGACCTCTGCGATTTCCACTCCGAGCGCCTGTCCGCGCCACGGGGCTGGGAGGTGCTGCGGCTGGCGCCCGATCCCGAGGCGATACAGCCGTCGCACGACGACCTCGAAGCGTTGGCCGATGCGGTACGCGAGGCCGCCCGGCCGGTCGAGACGCCCGAACCACAGGGCGACGGCGTCGAGGTAGGACGCCGCGGTCACCTTCGGGTGTTGCGCTCGAACCAGCCATGACCACCGGGTACGACCACCGCGTCGACGCGGTGCTCAAGGCGTACGACGTGCGGGGCGCGACGCCCGATCCGCTCGACGCCAGGCTCGCCGCAGCGTACGCGAGCGCGTTCGCCGAGTACGTGGAGCCCGATGCGCACCGTCCGGTCCTGCTCGGCCGCGATGTACGAACGACGTCCGAGCCGATTGCGACGGCCGTCGCCGAGGCACTCACCGCCGCCGGCCGAGACGTCGTCGACCTCGGTGTCTGCTCGACCGACCTGCTGTACTTCGGCTCCGGCGACTACGACGCACCCGGAATCATGATCACCGCGAGCCACAACCCCGGACGCGACAACGGCATGAAGTTCACCCGGCGGGGCGCGCGCCCGATCGGCCGAGCAGATGGGTTGGCCGACGTCGCCGAACGCGCAAAGGCCTTGCTGGCAAGTCGCTTCCCAGTCGCGCACACCCCTGGTCGGCTGACGCGGCGCGACCTCTCCGGCGCGTACGCGGACCGACTTCTCGAGCTCGCTCCAGTGCACGGACGCCGGCTCAAGGTGGTCGTCGACGCGGCCAACGCCGTTGCCGGGGTCACCGTGCCCGAGGTGTTCGGCAGAGTCGCCGTCGACCTTGTCCCGTTGTACTTCGAGCCCGACGGCACGTTCCCGAACCACGAACCGAACCCGCTTGCACCGGAGAACCTCGTGGACCTGCAGGCGGCCGTCCGCGAGCACGATGCCGATCTCGGCCTCGCGTTCGACGGCGACGCGGATCGCTGCTTCGTCGTAGACGAGACGGGTGCCGTGGTGAGCGGCTCGGCGATCACCTGCCTGATCGCATCGCGGGTGCTCGCAGAGCATCCGGGAGCAACGATCCTGTACAACTTGATCTGCTCGCGGGCCGTACCCGAGGCAGTTGTCGCGAGCGGCGGCGTTCCCGTACGTACGCCCGTCGGCCACTCCTTGATCAAAGCCGAGATGGCGCGTACCGGCGCCCGTTTCGGCGGCGAGCACTCGGGCCATTTCTACTTCGCCGACTTCTTTCTCGCCGACTCGGGCATGCTCGCGGCGCTGCATGTGCTCGGTGCGCTGGCAGCGAGTGGCAATCCGCTGTCGGAGCTGCTCGCCTCGTACAACCTGTACGCGGTCTCCGGTGAGATCAACAGCGTCGTCAACGATCAGACGGAGGCGATGCGTCGGGTCGCCGCCGCGTACGCCGATCTCGACGAGACCGAGGTCGACCACCTCGACGGCGTCACGGTTCGTCATCCGGGCTGGTGGTTCAACGTACGAGCGTCCAACACCGAGCCGGTGGTTCGGCTCAATGTCGAGGCGCTCGACCATGCGTCGATGCAGGCGCTGCGCGATGAGCTGCTCGCGGTGATTCGGGCATCCTGACGGTGCGGTGCACTGCCATCACGATGACGCGATGGCATCCTTGGGTCTGATGAACCTCGATGACTCGCTGCTGGAGATCCTCGTCTGCCCCGTCTGCAGATCGAGCCTGGTCGTCGACGACGACGCATCCAGGTTGGTGTGCGGATCCTGCGCGCGTACGTATGCCGTACGCGACGGCATACCGGTGATGACGGTCGGCAACGGCGCCAGCTGATGTTCGACGACACCAGGCTCGACGACGCCGAGGTCCTCAGCCGTGCCGATCAACGCCTCAGGTTCCTCGCAGAAGCGGGCGCTCGCGTACGCGCGGAAGTGCAGCTCTCGGCAGAGCAGCTCGACTCGATCGGCGAGCAGAGCCCACCGCGCGCCGTTGTCGCCGCGGGCAAGGGCGCGAGGTTGCTCCGTGCCGTACTCGAATCGACGTGCCCGGTGCCGTTCGTCGCCTGGCCGGGTCCTGGGCTGCCTGGGTGGGCCGGCCCGCTCGACACTGTTGTCGTCCTTGCGCAGGCCCATGACGATGCGAGCGCCGCAACCGCGGTAGCAGAAGCGCGCCGTCGTGGCTCGACGCTACTCGTCACGTCGATACGCGGATCGCAGATCGAGGAGCGGGCCGTCGGGCCGCACTCCATCGTCCTGTCGACCCAATCCGACGACTCGCTCGCCGGCGCGGTGGTGCTGCTGCAGGCGATGGCGCGGCTACGGCTCGGGCCCGCGGTCGACGGCGAGGCGGTCGCGCGATCGCTCGACGACGTCGCCGCGCGTTGCTCGCCGTTCGTGGACTCGGCGACCAACCCGGCCAAACTGCTCGCGCTGGCGCTCGGTGACGGTGTCCCGCTGCTGTGGGGCGGCTCCTCGCTGGCCGCTCGTGCCGCGCGCCGCATCGCCGAGGCGGTACGCCGAGAGACGGGCAAGCCTGCGTTCGCGGCCGACGTCGACCACCTGCTTCCGGTGCTGGAGCGGACTCCGGAGAAGGACGTGTTCGCCGACCCGTTCGAGTCCGGCGGGGGAGCAGCCAGGCCGTGCGTACTGATCGTGGACGACGGCACGGACGACCAGTCGGTGACCGCAGAGCGGACCCGGCTGGCCGAGGCGGCGCAGCGCTTCGACGTACCGGTCGAGTACCTGAGCGAGGGCGGCGGATCCGCGCTGGCCCGCTACGCATCGGCGCTCGGCCTCGGTACGTACGTCGCGGCGTACCTCGGCATCGCGATCGCCGACGGGTAGGGCGGTCTGGCGGTTGCGGTTCGCCTACCCGCCACTGCGGTCCTCGTCGCTGTCGGCTTTCCCTCTCCCTTCGGTACGACCACCCGCCTGCCTGATTCTCTGCGCTGTCGGTTTTCCCTACTGCGACGGCCGGGCAAAAGACGCGGCGACGCGGGAGGCGCACCTATCGGCTGGGGTTCGCCGCCGGCTAACGCGTTCCGGTCGGCTTTTGCGTGGTGGGTGGGTGGTGTTTTACCAAGTAAGCATGGTGAAACTCCACCTTGCACGGCAGGCACACCGTGCAAAGTGACACGTTGCCGTGCCCGTTGGTACGTACGTGGCCACCGTGACAGGAGTCCACTCGCTCGCGTCGCGCGCGCCGACCGTCGTTGCGGTTTGCCTTGGTACCAAGGCAAGCCGCACCCCACACTCGTACGCCCCAAGGGAAGTTGTCACTGCCCAAGGGACACTTCCCGTGGACAGTGACAATCGTCGTTGGGAAGCACCTCACCTTGCCCCGCAACCACCCCAAAGTGGCGGGGCAGCCGCCAAACAACCGCACCGAAGAGCCGCCTCCGCGCGTCGCCGCGTCTTTTGCCCAGCCGAAGGAAGCGGGGCGGGCGACCGCGACGAGAAGTGAAGCGGCGGGTGGTCGCCGACGTACCCGGCGACGCCGAGCAGGCGAGCGGCGACCTGACCGCTACGCTTGACGGCATGGATTACAACGTCGCCGACCTGAGTCTTGCCGAGTACGGCCGCACCGAGATCACCCTGGCCGAGCACGAGATGCCCGGCCTGATGGCGATGCGCGAACGCTACCGCGACTCCGCGCCGCTTGCCGGTGCTCGGATCGCTGGTTCCCTGCACATGACGGTTCAGACGGCGGTGCTGATCGAGACGCTGATCGACCTCGGCGCCGAGGTGCGCTGGGCGAGCTGCAACATCTTCTCCACCCAGGACCACGCCGCGGCCGCGGTGGTGGTGGGCCGCGACGGCACCCCCGAGGCTCCGGCGGGCGTGCCCGTGTTCGCCTGGAAGGGCGAGTCGCTCGCCGAGTACTGGTCGTGCACCGAGAAGATCCTGACCTGGCCCGAAGGTCAGTACGCCAACATGATCCTCGACGACGGCGGCGACGCCACGATGCTCGTGCACCTCGGCAAGGAGTACGAGGACAAGGGCGTCGTACCCCCGCCCGAGAGCACCGACAACGCCGAGCTGCAAGAGGTGCTGAAGGTGCTCGCTCGCACCCTCGAGTCCGACCCGAAGAAGTGGACGCGAGTCGCGGAGAACATCCAGGGCGTCACCGAGGAGACCACGACGGGCGTACACCGCCTGTACGAACGCGCTCGTGACAACACGCTGCTGTTCACCGCGATCAACGTCAACGACTCGGTGACGAAGTCCAAGTTCGACAACAAGTACGGCTGCCGCCATTCGCTCGTCGACGGCATCAACCGCGCGACCGACGTGCTGATCGGCGGCAAGGTCGCGGTGATCTGCGGCTACGGCGATGTCGGCAAGGGTTGTGCCGAGTCGCTGCGCGGCCAGGGTGCCCGGGTCATCGTGACCGAGATCGACCCGATCTGTGCTCTCCAGGCGGCGATGGACGGCTA
The sequence above is drawn from the Nocardioidaceae bacterium SCSIO 66511 genome and encodes:
- a CDS encoding glycosyltransferase family 2 protein → MTAVFEDENPPDQAWLSNPPSVAAVLVAHNGARWLPQTLQALGTQTHHASHGMAVHVTSTDETPEILARTFHESAIVEVPAGTGFGDAVRAGLDSLARTEWIWLLHDDCAPAPDALERLLDEAIASGADVVGPKVREWPTLRRLLEVGVSITGTGHRETGLERGEPDQGQHDRARDVLAVSSAGMLVKREMWDALNGFDPELPLYFDDVDFGWRVARHGGRTRVVPRSVMFHAEASARSQRPTARRVHPRPRRDARKGALFTLLSNASLPGFCWQFLRLFVGTVLRSIGLVLVKAPGDAQQEIAALISVYARPWRILAARRRRAATSTVSAADVRHLLPSWSIPYRHGVDEIGDVIWGLTRTPDADASGRRAAVVEYSHVADLDDEAEPDRGIVAFARRHPWAGVVAVLSLASLVACWGLIGSGLLSGGALLPAPDSTGAWWSTFAASWHDVGLGSDRFGPPYAFVLALLSVFTFGHPGLVIDVVVIGAVPLAAVTAHRLARRFLQSGWLQAAWAVAYAFAVVASGALGQGRFGSLLGLVLAPVIVNAGISLVQRSSLRRGWQEGLRVGLWLSALTAFVPIAYVVTICGLLIAVGLRGHAREWLSLALAAVVPFGVLGPWMWERALDPRMWWWEAGLADGGFGSLEPDALDVALGQAGGPYSAPALFGIGLLIVGVAALIPGRRRTAVLWAWLIGLLCLAFAVIGAGTTFEVPGVSGEASAWIGFVTVCWLSALGAAGAIALDGMQSDDRRALGRTLGVAGLVVGLSAPVLMGAWWLVNADGGAVDRGDASDLPAFVSAAAADSGGSVVVLDGADGDALSYHVHTDDGPRLGDESVLPDADDHPDFAPLIAALASDPTQAEVDELADYGVQGFFARPPVDESLTVAFDSAPGFEVFGSSVPDSRVWMLKSRPDPSDGDGSALRPWMVAGQLVVLVVVLVVATPGRRSRRRA
- a CDS encoding DUF5719 family protein; this translates as MSRRISTPPPSSGTGSRTTGLLAGVVVVIAAALLALAATRTSGSDVEPSATDGVAGTAPISTVGRSCATFGTESDTPPLEVGSTTLRSDDSSGEGANTATKSPGGKKIGALTVGGPGEWAQSSVPGADTSAVVIDASGGLAPMSTAFGATRAPGASGSGLAVQTCPSAHAQSWFVGAGSTAEHSGTLVLTNPGNVDAVVDVAMYGADGQVSVVGGSGVPVKPGQTKRLPLDDLGTGEDELALSVSTSRGTISASVLDATGKLAAHRGSDYLPAAADPSTDSVVAGVPAGADGGELIIANPSDRAANVSITVLGKDGESTPSGLESASVGAGSVKKVALPGNVVNGSMSVRLKSEVPVTGAVRAFSAADLAYATSAEPVTGTVAVPVGFGGTTVDVSAASAAVKGSSTLQLRAYDSKGKESGKGSVDLEAGQTRAFDPLQVTGARENDTAYVTLTAEGKGVRAAATFSDGDDWSTVPLADLPATVVRPAVEVGSLR
- a CDS encoding metallopeptidase family protein, which gives rise to MESKATAGGGRPGRRRDRRGRGMRGPLALSSPLAPAGVPAQRSPSVEFDELVLAVVERLRRKFPERIDAVDFAVEDHPILPDEWVRPVPYASSVAEGPDTPARVVVFRRPLLTHCADASDLAELVLATIVEELAVVWDMDPDDIDPQHR
- a CDS encoding DUF3499 domain-containing protein, which translates into the protein MSPVRRCSRTACTRQAIATLTYVYSDQTAVLGPLATYAEPHSYDLCDFHSERLSAPRGWEVLRLAPDPEAIQPSHDDLEALADAVREAARPVETPEPQGDGVEVGRRGHLRVLRSNQP
- the manB gene encoding phosphomannomutase/phosphoglucomutase (converts mannose-6-phosphate to mannose-1-phosphate; the resulting product is then converted to GDP-mannose by ManC which is then used in the synthesis of mannose-containing glycoconjugates that are important for mediating entry into host cells); the protein is MTTGYDHRVDAVLKAYDVRGATPDPLDARLAAAYASAFAEYVEPDAHRPVLLGRDVRTTSEPIATAVAEALTAAGRDVVDLGVCSTDLLYFGSGDYDAPGIMITASHNPGRDNGMKFTRRGARPIGRADGLADVAERAKALLASRFPVAHTPGRLTRRDLSGAYADRLLELAPVHGRRLKVVVDAANAVAGVTVPEVFGRVAVDLVPLYFEPDGTFPNHEPNPLAPENLVDLQAAVREHDADLGLAFDGDADRCFVVDETGAVVSGSAITCLIASRVLAEHPGATILYNLICSRAVPEAVVASGGVPVRTPVGHSLIKAEMARTGARFGGEHSGHFYFADFFLADSGMLAALHVLGALAASGNPLSELLASYNLYAVSGEINSVVNDQTEAMRRVAAAYADLDETEVDHLDGVTVRHPGWWFNVRASNTEPVVRLNVEALDHASMQALRDELLAVIRAS
- a CDS encoding Trm112 family protein: MASLGLMNLDDSLLEILVCPVCRSSLVVDDDASRLVCGSCARTYAVRDGIPVMTVGNGAS
- the ahcY gene encoding adenosylhomocysteinase → MDYNVADLSLAEYGRTEITLAEHEMPGLMAMRERYRDSAPLAGARIAGSLHMTVQTAVLIETLIDLGAEVRWASCNIFSTQDHAAAAVVVGRDGTPEAPAGVPVFAWKGESLAEYWSCTEKILTWPEGQYANMILDDGGDATMLVHLGKEYEDKGVVPPPESTDNAELQEVLKVLARTLESDPKKWTRVAENIQGVTEETTTGVHRLYERARDNTLLFTAINVNDSVTKSKFDNKYGCRHSLVDGINRATDVLIGGKVAVICGYGDVGKGCAESLRGQGARVIVTEIDPICALQAAMDGYQVSRLDDVIGEADIVVTATGCKDVVTADHIAAMKHQAILGNIGHFDNEIDMAGLAATPGVERKQVKPQVDVWTYSDGKSVIVLSEGRLLNLGNATGHPSFVMSNSFTNQVLAQIELYTKGDNYPIGVHVLPKHLDEEVARLHLASLGVELTELSKDQADYLGLDVAGPFKSELYRY